The window TTAGTTGCTACGATCTCCACCTTGGAACGGTTCTGACCATCCTGCTCCCAACGATCCTGTCGGAGCTCGCCGTCAACCCCCACCATTTTCCCCTTAACCAGATACTGATTAAGGGATTCACCCTGCCTTCCCCAAAGGACGACGTCGAAAAAATTCGCCTCGTCTATCCATTGGTCTCCATTTTTCCTGCGGCGATTTACCGCAATGGAAAATTTACAGACCGCTTGGCCATTGGCGGTATATTTTAACTCCGCATCACGGGTTAACCTGCCAACCAGGACAACATGGTTTATATCTGCCATAACCCCTACTCCTCTATATTTACGAAGAGATACCTGAGGAGATTAGCGTTGAGTTTAAAGCTCCGGTCCAGAACGGCAACCTTTGCCGGATCCAGCTTGAGGGTAAACAGGACATACCGTCCCCGTCTTCGCTTTTTTAATTCGTAGGCGAGATCCCGGTCCCCGATTTCGTCGGTTTTCTCGATCTCCGCTCCGTTGGCATTCAGATCGGTGAGCAACTGCTCCCGGCCTGCCTTACTCAGGTCTTCTTCCAGGGGAAGAATGACCGTCAATTCATATTGGCGCATGGGCCCTCCTTATGGACTTCAATTTGGCCCGTCCCAAGGACGGGCAAAGAGGTTATTTACAATATCTCAAACCGGTCCTGAAGGTCAAGTGGGGAAAATAAATGCCGATACTATAACATACTACTATGAGTAAACAAATCAATTTTGAAGATAATATATTCATCCTTAATACCAGAATACGGATGATCCGGGATTTGCTCATCCTTGATGCGGACCCGGACATTTTTTTGGATAAGACCCTGACGGATGTGGATTTTATCGACGCCGCCCTGGGGGTGCTCCTGCGGGACCTCATAGAAAACACCCACCTTATAGGACGGAACGGGCAATTTTATAACCTCTACGAAACGGAGCAGCAGTTTCTTGGGACCCTTTGGGACCTGGCCAACGGGCCGGGTACCGTATCGCTTAGCCCCTACCCGGTACTTAAGGATAAAATTACCCTGATGCGGGAACATGCTCTGGAACGGCAGAAAACTATTGAACAGTACATCACCACCGAAGAAGCGCCCTCATCGGAGCCGGTGGTCAGTTCCGATGAACTCAACGAACTACTAAGAGATTTTTAGTGCGAGTTACCGGCGGCATCCTGAAGGGGCGGCAGGTAGAGGTCCCCGGTGGAGTTATCCGCCCTGCTATGGATCGTATGCGGGAGTCGGTTTTTGGCGCCCTGGGGGATCTTTCCGGCCAATCTTTTCTTGACATTTTTTCCGGGTCCGGAATCATTGCCCTGGAGGCAGCTTCCCGTGGGGCTGACCCGGTGGAAGCGGTAGAAATGGATACGATAAAACGGAAAACGCTGATTAACAATGTATCCATATCTCCCGTAAGGATACAGTGCCGGTTTATGGCGGCTGAACTTTATGTCCGGCGGGCCCAAAAACAATTCGATATTATCTTTTGCGATCCCCCCTTCCCCTATAAGTTCAAATGGGAACTGGTGGGTGCTATCGCCGCCTCCCCGTTGATGGGACCGGGATCCCGGCTTCTTATCCACCGGCCGCGGCAGGATTTTTTTGATCAGCCCCCTCTGGGACTTACATTCGAAGAGTCCAGGACTTACGGACGGTCGGTGGTGGACTTTTTTAAAAAATTTTAGTTGTAATTTTTGATAAAGTGGTAAATAATATTACTTGATTAGTATATTTTATTAAGGTAACGATGGATTATAAAAAAGTGTTTGACCGTTTTGAGGATCAAAACGGCTTTATAAAAACCATTGCAAAACCTGCTATTGACGGAAGCCAGAAGGCTGCGCTGAATCGTAAAGGCAATGTACTGTATAACTCCGGGGATGTTGAAGGAGCCAAGAGGATATTCCTTACCACAGGGTATTCTGATGGCCTGTCACGGGTCGGCGACTATTACAAGTCCCAGGGAAGAGAATTAGATGCCCTGCGTATGTATTGGATAGCCCCGGATAGAAACAAGGCGGAACCGATTATCATGCGCTTATCCGCCCTAATTCAGAAATTAATGCATGAAGAAGAGGATCATTTTGATGAGTGAAGATGTTAAACAAGTCCCGGAAAGCATACTTGGGGAAGAGAGCCAGGAAGTTTCAGAAATATCGGATTTGTCAAAAAAGGGATATCAGTTTTTAAAAGAAGCTAAAATAACCGAAGCTATGGCGTGTTTTGAGAAGATCCTTATGGCGGACGAAAGCAACAACTATGCCCTGGTTGGTATGGGAGATGCAGCCCGGAAGCGGAATTCCTTTCGGGACGCGGTGGAGTACTACCGGCGCTGTCTTGCACATCATCCGGGGAATAACTACGCTCTTTTCGGACTTGCGGACTGTTACAAGGCCCTGAACCAGTACCATAAGGCAATAGAAATCTGGGAACAGTACCTCCTCCATGATGATAAAAACATTACCGTCCTGACCCGGGTTGCCGATGCGTACCGGAAGGTCCGGGATTTTAAACATTCCAAAGCGGTATACCTCCGTGTCCTAGAGATGGAGGATCAGAATCCCTATGCTATTATCGGCCTGGGACACCTGCACTACGATTTTAAGGAATACCGGGACGCCCTGTTTTATTGGGAAAAGATGCTGGAACACAACAAGGAAGGGGTAGATATCCGGGTGCTAACCTCTATAGGGAACTGCCACCGGAAGCTTAAGACCTTCGAGAGCGGCATCCCCTACTTTGAGCAGGCCCTGCAGCGGGATTCCTGCAATTTCTATGCCCTTTTTGGGCTGGCGGATTGTTACCGGGGCCTGAATCAGCAGTACCGGTCCCTGGACTATTGGAACCGCATCCTGGAGCAGGATCCCCGGAATAAGGTGATCCTGACCCGGGCGGGGGATGCCTACCGGAACCTCAACGATTATGACCGGTCTATGGAGTATTATCACCAGGCGCTAAACATAGAATTCGATACCTATGCGGTATTGGGGCTTGCGGTGGTGGCAAAAACCCAGGGCAAGCACGATGAAGCCATCGAATCCCTGCGGCGGCTCATACAGCAGGATCCGAAAAACTACCGTTTCTACATAGAAATCGCCGACTGTTGGCTTAAAAAGGGTGATAAAAGTAAGGCTATAGAATTTCTAGGGGAATTCCAAAAACTCGGTATACGGAATACAAACGTTACAGAATTTATGGATAAGCTCTGTTCCTGATGGCGGTTCTC is drawn from Treponema primitia ZAS-1 and contains these coding sequences:
- the ssb gene encoding single-stranded DNA-binding protein yields the protein MADINHVVLVGRLTRDAELKYTANGQAVCKFSIAVNRRRKNGDQWIDEANFFDVVLWGRQGESLNQYLVKGKMVGVDGELRQDRWEQDGQNRSKVEIVATNLQLLGGGPGGGASGGTQGRSETYGERAPKEGPPAGGGDDGFADDIPF
- the rpsF gene encoding 30S ribosomal protein S6, whose protein sequence is MRQYELTVILPLEEDLSKAGREQLLTDLNANGAEIEKTDEIGDRDLAYELKKRRRGRYVLFTLKLDPAKVAVLDRSFKLNANLLRYLFVNIEE
- a CDS encoding RsmD family RNA methyltransferase — protein: MRVTGGILKGRQVEVPGGVIRPAMDRMRESVFGALGDLSGQSFLDIFSGSGIIALEAASRGADPVEAVEMDTIKRKTLINNVSISPVRIQCRFMAAELYVRRAQKQFDIIFCDPPFPYKFKWELVGAIAASPLMGPGSRLLIHRPRQDFFDQPPLGLTFEESRTYGRSVVDFFKKF
- a CDS encoding tetratricopeptide repeat protein, with protein sequence MSEDVKQVPESILGEESQEVSEISDLSKKGYQFLKEAKITEAMACFEKILMADESNNYALVGMGDAARKRNSFRDAVEYYRRCLAHHPGNNYALFGLADCYKALNQYHKAIEIWEQYLLHDDKNITVLTRVADAYRKVRDFKHSKAVYLRVLEMEDQNPYAIIGLGHLHYDFKEYRDALFYWEKMLEHNKEGVDIRVLTSIGNCHRKLKTFESGIPYFEQALQRDSCNFYALFGLADCYRGLNQQYRSLDYWNRILEQDPRNKVILTRAGDAYRNLNDYDRSMEYYHQALNIEFDTYAVLGLAVVAKTQGKHDEAIESLRRLIQQDPKNYRFYIEIADCWLKKGDKSKAIEFLGEFQKLGIRNTNVTEFMDKLCS